A single region of the Acidobacteriota bacterium genome encodes:
- a CDS encoding LptE family protein encodes MPSARPRRLRGMWVLVAALLLAGCGYTLVGRASNIPEDVQQVFLQPFENETDRVEVEQFLTQAIADELVTRRRFELVSTEAESDAVIRGAVTALRVAPITFTNDGRAQEYELTIVVDVSFSRSGTPPDGEEAEVIWANDRYQFKESYPVESADSDFFDRENIAIEESAERFADTMVTDLLEGF; translated from the coding sequence ATGCCGAGCGCGCGTCCGAGACGGCTCCGGGGGATGTGGGTCCTGGTGGCGGCTCTGCTGCTGGCTGGCTGCGGCTACACGCTCGTCGGGCGAGCTTCCAACATTCCGGAAGACGTGCAACAGGTGTTCCTGCAGCCGTTCGAGAACGAGACAGATCGTGTCGAGGTAGAGCAGTTCCTGACCCAGGCGATCGCGGACGAACTGGTCACCCGGCGCCGGTTCGAGCTCGTTTCCACGGAGGCGGAATCGGACGCCGTCATTCGGGGCGCCGTCACGGCCCTGCGGGTTGCGCCCATCACATTCACCAACGACGGCCGCGCCCAGGAGTACGAACTCACGATCGTCGTCGACGTGTCCTTCAGCCGCAGCGGCACGCCACCGGACGGGGAAGAGGCGGAAGTGATCTGGGCGAACGACCGCTACCAGTTCAAGGAGAGCTACCCGGTCGAGAGCGCCGACAGCGACTTCTTCGACCGCGAGAACATCGCCATCGAGGAGAGCGCCGAGCGGTTCGCCGACACGATGGTCACCGACCTGCTCGAGGGTTTCTGA
- the rpsT gene encoding 30S ribosomal protein S20, which yields MANSKQAEKRIRQSRVRRDRNRAAMSKLRTSVKALRTAADTDVEQARELLPGTLSLIDATAQKGVIHANAAARRKSRLTRLVNRRAEAAAATEAAAE from the coding sequence ATGGCGAACAGCAAGCAGGCAGAGAAGCGCATCCGGCAGTCCCGTGTCCGAAGGGACCGCAACCGCGCCGCAATGTCGAAGCTCCGTACGTCGGTCAAGGCACTGCGGACGGCCGCCGACACCGACGTGGAGCAGGCACGGGAACTGCTTCCCGGCACATTGAGCCTGATCGACGCCACGGCGCAGAAGGGCGTGATCCACGCGAACGCGGCGGCCCGCCGGAAGTCGAGACTCACCCGACTCGTGAATCGCCGCGCCGAGGCAGCCGCCGCGACGGAAGCGGCCGCGGAGTGA